Genomic DNA from Marinobacter sp. LV10MA510-1:
TTGGCGAGATTTGCTAGCAGTTTGGGGTACTGACCGTCTCCTTTAGCGATGGTCAGTTCTCTTAACAGCCGGGTCAGGCGAACGTATTGCGCGGTGTAGCCTTCCCGGCAGGCTTTGTGCGCCAAGGCACAAGCCAGCCAGGTTTTGCCAACACCGGTGGGACCGGTGATGAGCACATTCAGGTGTTCCTTCACCCATTGGCAGCTTGCCAGGGATTGGATTAATCCCTTATCCAGGCCGCGTGAGTTCCGGTAATCCAGGTCTTCGAGAACGGCGGTGTGTCGCAGTCCAGCCCGGCGCAGCCGGCTGGTCAGGCGTCGGTTATCTCGTTCGGTCATCTCCCGATCGACCAGCAGTCCAAGGCGTTCCTCGAAGCTCAGTTCCGTGATGTCAGTCGTGGCCGACTGATCAGCCAGTGCGGCGGCCATGCCGGTCAATTTGAGGGCATGGAGTTTGTCCAGAGTCGGATGTTTCAGCATGTCAGGTTCCCTCAGTGGTAGTAGGTTGGGCCGCGGATATTATCGTGGGTATCGGGTAAGGCCAGCTCTTGCTGTTCTTCCAGGGGCTTCTGGTCCAGGCGGTGTTTGAGAATGGATTCAATGCTTTTGTAGCGGCAGCTACCCAGCATTAAGGCGCGCTGGCAGGCGGCTTCCAATCGTGCCTCGCCGTAGCTCTTGCCCAGCCGGAGAATGCCCAGGCAGGAGCGGTAGGCCTGCTGCGGGTGTTTGCGGGCACCCAAGGCGGTGCGGATGAGTTTTTCTGTGGCGGGTCCGGTCTTGGCCGCCCAGGCGATGAGCCGTTCCGGTGACCACTCACCCGCCTGCCGATGGGATTCAGGCATGTGAGCGGCGATGGTGGTATGCCGTCCCTTTTGGTCCGAGCGGCGGTGGCTGGCGATCCGGTTGCCCCGGTAAAAACACTCGATGATGTTGTGGGTGATTCGGACCTCCACCTCCTTCTTGATCAGGGTGTAGGGTACCGAGTAGTAATGCACGTCAACGGCTATGTGGTAGTCGATGTTCACCCGAGCCTTCTTCCACTCTGCGTAGACATACGGTTCTGCCGGTAGCGGCTGTAAAACGGGCTTGTCCAGTTGTTCGAAGTGGTCACGCCGGCAGCCGGGCAACTTTCGGAAGGGGCGGCGATTGAGCTTTTCCAGCAGCTCACGGAGGGTTGCATTGAGCTGTCCGAGCGAGAAGTGCTGACGGTGGCGCAGCGCCGCCAGGATCCAGCGTTCGACGATCAGCACACCGCCTTCCACCTTGGCTTTATCACGTGGCTTTCGGACCCGTGTAGGGACAACGGCCACGCCGTAATGGGCGGCCATGTCCTGGTAGGTTGGGTTGAGGTCTGGTTCGTAGCGGTGAGCTTTGGTGACACCGGACCGGAGGTTGTCGGGCACCACTAATTCGGGAACTCCATTCAGATACTGAAAGACTCGGATGTGAGAGCCAATCCAGTCTGGCAACTTCTGGCTCCAGGTGGCTTCGGCGTAGGTGTAATTGGAAGCGCCCATAACCGCCACAAAGATCTGCGCCTCGTGGATCTCTCCGGTGGTGCGGTCAATGACGGGCACGGTCTGGCCGGCGTAGTCCACAAACAGCTTCTCACCCGCTCTATGGTCCTGGCGCATCACCAGGTCCAGCTTGCCCTGCCAGGCCCGGTAGTGTTCGCAGAACCAGCTGTACTGATACCCCTCTGGGTTTGCCTGACGGTACTCCTGCCAGAGCAGGAACAGAGTGACGTATTTACCCTTCAGTTCATCGTGAATCTGCTTCCAGTCCGGTATGCCCCGGACCTGAGCCGGCAAGTCTGGGGGTGGCGGAAACAGCATTTGTTCTAGGCGAGCCTCCCCCAGATCCTCCGGCAATGGCCAGTTCAGACCGGCTTCGGCTAAACGCCGAAGATACTCGCTTACCGTGGGGCGGCTGACGCCGCAGGCCGCCGCAATCTGTCGGTTGCTTAGCCCTCGCTCCCATTTCAGGCGAAGGACTTCTTTGATCTTACGCATGGATAACCTCTTTGCTGGCATCTGATCTTCTCCGGATGAAAAGACTCAGAGTACCGTTAAGTTATCCCGCGCCGGACGGTTTCGATGGGGTGAGTCAGGCAACCTGCCGGGGTGGCAGCTTTGCCGTGGAATCAGTGGCAGCTTTCGCGTGGAATGGGTGGCAGGCTTCGTCTGGAATCAGTGGCAACCTTGGTCTGGAATACGCAGACTTCACAGCAATCTTACGAAACGCTGGT
This window encodes:
- the istB gene encoding IS21-like element helper ATPase IstB, with amino-acid sequence MLKHPTLDKLHALKLTGMAAALADQSATTDITELSFEERLGLLVDREMTERDNRRLTSRLRRAGLRHTAVLEDLDYRNSRGLDKGLIQSLASCQWVKEHLNVLITGPTGVGKTWLACALAHKACREGYTAQYVRLTRLLRELTIAKGDGQYPKLLANLAKVDVLILDDWGLMKLSAENRRDLLEVLEDRYGRRSTIATSQLPIEEWHDVIGDATLADAILDRLVHNAYKINLRGESMRKRQAKLTGTTASE
- the istA gene encoding IS21 family transposase, whose amino-acid sequence is MPAKRLSMRKIKEVLRLKWERGLSNRQIAAACGVSRPTVSEYLRRLAEAGLNWPLPEDLGEARLEQMLFPPPPDLPAQVRGIPDWKQIHDELKGKYVTLFLLWQEYRQANPEGYQYSWFCEHYRAWQGKLDLVMRQDHRAGEKLFVDYAGQTVPVIDRTTGEIHEAQIFVAVMGASNYTYAEATWSQKLPDWIGSHIRVFQYLNGVPELVVPDNLRSGVTKAHRYEPDLNPTYQDMAAHYGVAVVPTRVRKPRDKAKVEGGVLIVERWILAALRHRQHFSLGQLNATLRELLEKLNRRPFRKLPGCRRDHFEQLDKPVLQPLPAEPYVYAEWKKARVNIDYHIAVDVHYYSVPYTLIKKEVEVRITHNIIECFYRGNRIASHRRSDQKGRHTTIAAHMPESHRQAGEWSPERLIAWAAKTGPATEKLIRTALGARKHPQQAYRSCLGILRLGKSYGEARLEAACQRALMLGSCRYKSIESILKHRLDQKPLEEQQELALPDTHDNIRGPTYYH